The Ranitomeya variabilis isolate aRanVar5 chromosome 7, aRanVar5.hap1, whole genome shotgun sequence genome includes a window with the following:
- the LOC143785213 gene encoding taste receptor type 2 member 143-like has product MVSGVKSLKTGQKLNPPDLLHLVIGAVNIALLCLFSIQGLLCMFFISLVFVREIIDPITVGMQTLVYFTFWLTAWLCIYYCVTISNFSHPFFLWSKRNISMYLPRLLLLSAVICFFNSLPSILATNLQVTLQYPENSTIDPIFINGTFYLQPIYIQTALTMGCCVPFLLILVSIMVINSSLIRHLRKMRQKESGLSQTKYQAHISAIRTMWLFLTISIIFCISEILFFSLIPNPENPFTYVNWLIFKSFPTAESLVIISANPKLRRQIMAKILWFYRKV; this is encoded by the coding sequence ATGGTGTCTGGTGTCAAGAGCCTGAAGACTGGACAGAAGCTGAATCCTCCTGATCTTCTCCACCTTGTCATCGGAGCTGTGAACATCGCTCTCCTGTGTCTGTTCAGCATCCAGGGTCTATTATGCATGTTCTTCATATCTTTAGTGTTTGTTAGGGAGATCATTGACCCGATCACGGTGGGCATGCAGACTCTCGTATACTTCACTTTCTGGCTCACTGCCTGGCTCTGCATCTATTACTGTGTCACCATCTCTAACTTCAGTCATCCATTCTTTCTCTGGTCCAAGAGGAACATCTCAATGTATCTACCACGTCTTCTTCTTCTGTCAGCAGTGATCTGTTTCTTCAATAGTCTTCCCTCCATCTTGGCTACAAATCTGCAAGTCACTCTACAATACCCTGAGAATAGCACCATTGACCCCATATTTATTAATGGGACTTTCTATCTTCAGCCCATTTACATACAAACCGCTTTAACTATGGGATGCTGCGTGCCATTTCTACTGATCTTGGTTTCTATCATGGTGATCAATTCTTCACTTATAAGACACCTACGGAAGATGAGGCAAAAGGAATCTGGATTATCCCAAACCAAATACCAGGCTCACATTAGTGCCATAAGAACCATGTGGTTGTTCCTTACAATTTCCATCATATTCTGCATAAGTGaaattttgtttttttcacttatCCCCAACCCTGAGAATCCTTTTACCTATGTCAACTGGTTGATATTTAAGTCTTTTCCAACAGCAGAGTCTCTTGTTATTATTTCTGCCAACCCAAAGCTAAGGAGGCAAATCATGGCGAAGATCCTGTGGTTTTACAGAAAGGTATAA